CGCCTCGTCCAACGACGCAACGGGTGGCGGTGGCGCAGCGACGGTAAGGTTTGCGGCCACGGCGAAGACGCCGATGGCGGCAAGCAGACAGGCGAACGATAGCTGCATGATTAAACTCCTTCGGAAAACGGGAAACGGCTTCTACCTCGCAGCGCGACGGGCTCAACTGAACATTCGAACCCTCAGCGTCACGATTTCGAATGGCCTGATGTGGAAACGCATGGCGCCCTCGACGATGGGGATCACATCGCCAGGCCACTCGCGCAGATCCGTTCGCTGCGCCGACGTGGCCGCCGGAATTCGCAGGACGACGTCGGTCGCTCGGCCGACCGATTCGTACACCCGAACGATGGCCGCGCGAGCGACACCGTCCTCAGGCCGCTTTACGGTCGACAGGACGACGGTCGACGGCTCCAACGACAGTTGCGACGGCACGTCAGATTGGCAAGCGTTGGCATCGCTGTCCACGACATGCGCCGGTGCGTTTAGCTCTTGTGCCACCCGCAGAACCGCCGACGTTTCCCAGTCTCCTTCGAACGGCACCACTTCGAATTGGAACCGGTGTCGGCCGTGCCCTGATGACGTATCGTCGGGCATCATGCCGGCGTAGACCGCTTTTGGCGCCCGCACGAGCGACGTGATGATCGCGCCGCCGAGAACCTCGACTCCAGGTGCCCCGTTATTGGCAAGAGCGACACCGTGCGAACCGTCCTGCAACAGGACAAAACGCTGCGCCGGCCATTCGCCGCGCGCCGTGTCACGGACGCCGTAAGGTCTGCGCGACACCGTGCCGAACGGCACCTCGTAGATTGCAGCGGCCGAATCGATCGTCGTGGGTAGTCGAAGCCGCACACGCGTGCCTTCGCCTTTCCAATCGAAGCGCACATCGACGCGCAGGCTGGGGCTGCCAAAGGGCAGCGACAGTTCGATGGACCACTGCAGTAGTGCGTCCGGCCCCGCCCAGGCGAGCTTTGGAAACGCTCCTTGCAGCACTGCACATCGACCCAATGCCGTGTCGGCCACGCGTTGCAGTGTAAGCGTACCCGCGATAGCTGGCACCTCGCATCCGTTGGGGGATTCGATTTGAAAGTTGCCATCGTCCCGCTGAGCCACCAGCAGACCGCCGGCCGCCTCGACCAGCACGCGGCCCGTGGGCTTCCAGACGATCTGCTCGATGCCGCCACCGGCAGTCAGGTGTACCGAGAGGTACTCGTTCTCAAGCACGGTTGACTCGACAGCTGTTGCGGCCGGCGCTGCGGTGGGGGGCGCTGCGCGTCGTATCCGTAAGGCTGCGGCGCCACAGGCTGGCGTGGCAGGTGCCACCACGAGTGCGTCGCCTCGCATTTCGAATGCGACCGCTTCCCCACGCGAATCGGTGAAGTCGATGATATGCTGCGGCTCCTTGATGCCAGTCAACTCGACCGGCGAGCGGCGCTGCCATGGCAACCCGTTGAACAGCAGGAGCATTTCGGTTCCTGCATCGGAGATGACCGGCTTCACATCGTCGGCCGCGTTCTTTGCGAGCAGCGATTGCGACGCCATCAATAAACCCTGCATGGCCGCATCGTCGATCCGGTCCAGCGTCGCCAGCACGTCGTGATATACGTGCGTGGGATGCGAGCCGGTAAAAACGTCGTGAAACTGCACGAACGACATGTCCCACCACGCGTCGGCCAAGTTCGGCAACTCGATCGGCCCTGCAAAACACGCCCACTTCTCCGCATCGATCAGCAGCGCTTCAGCTCGCCGGTTGCGCAGACGGAGCGTGGGACGAAGCGAGAAGCAGCCGGTGAACTCAGGGTTGAGGTCGGCGTGCTCAATCGGTAATCGGGGAGACAATCGGTCCAGTTGTTCGAAGAAGTCGGCATAGGTGCCGATGGTCCACATCTCGTTGTCGCGCGATACGTTCCGCGCTCCCGCATCACGGTATGGTCGCAGACTGATGAGCAGTTCGTTCTCGGTCAGCGGTTGCACGAGGAACGGGCCGTCGCCTGGAAGCGCGTCGGCCTCGGCGAAGAGCGCGTCCAGGTCACGCCAATCGCGGCAGCAGGCAATAGCGCCGTACCGCGGCTGCAGTTGCAGGCTGTGGACGTCGCGGCCGATCACGGTGATCTGCGAACCGTCCAAACCACGGGCTGTGAACGCGTCGTGGCGTTTGTCGCCACCGAATCGGCTGCCGACCAGATGGCGAAGGCCGAACTGGCGCAGGATCTGCGGCACTTGCGCGTTGATGCCGAAGGTATCCATCAGCCAGCCGGTGCGCGGTTCGACGTCCCAGTTCTCGCGCACCCAGCGGATGCCTAGCAGTTGGTTGCGCACGTACGACTCGCCGTTGGGCACGTTCGTGTCGAGCGTGGACGCCATACAGCCGGCCATCTCCAACCGGCCAGCGCGCACGTGTTCGCCGAGCCGGCGCACCAGGTCGGGCCGCGACCGTGCCAGCACGCGATATGGGGCCACCTGCTCAAGCGTGTACTTGAAGGTGGGGTCTGAATCCAACGCGTCCAGCAGTCGCACCGCGACCACCTCAAGCATTTCGGTCATCTCGGCAGCGCCCCACTTCCACGCCAGATCGACGTGGGTGACGCCCGCCAAGATGAACGATCGTTTGGTCATGGGTGCTTCATCCTCGTTCGCTATCGTACGTCACGCGTCGCCTACCCGCTCTGTGCGGCGACCCCTCACCGTTGGTACTTAAGCGACATCGTGCGTCCGAGCCCTTCGATCCACCGCTGCTCGCGCAGAGTTAACGGGCCCCGTGAGAGCGAGTCGAAGTTCGCGCGCACGTAGTCCGGCTCACGCATCGCCACGATCAGGTGATCCACTTCCGGCGAGAATGCCGCGAAGCGAAGCAACGCATCGGCCACGCGCATCCGTGCCTCGGCTACCGGACGTTGTTCCAGCACCGCCAACCGTTTTGCCAGCCGATCGACCTCCCACCCGCGGGTGAAGGGCGATGCGCCGACGGTGACGAGGCCGCGCGCCCGGGCCAACTTGAATTGCGGCCGCGTCTTGACGACGCTGGCGAAGTTCCAGGGAGCCACGATGAAATCCAAGGCCGATACGTCTTCAGCGGACCACCCGTCCAGATCGCCCGGCCATAGCCCTAGGGCCGCGACGCGCCCGTCACGCTTCCATCCGCAGACCGCCTCGAACTGCCGTCGGTCGGCCGCCGGCTCACCCAGTGCGTGGATGACCA
The Tepidisphaeraceae bacterium DNA segment above includes these coding regions:
- a CDS encoding glycoside hydrolase family 38 C-terminal domain-containing protein; this encodes MTKRSFILAGVTHVDLAWKWGAAEMTEMLEVVAVRLLDALDSDPTFKYTLEQVAPYRVLARSRPDLVRRLGEHVRAGRLEMAGCMASTLDTNVPNGESYVRNQLLGIRWVRENWDVEPRTGWLMDTFGINAQVPQILRQFGLRHLVGSRFGGDKRHDAFTARGLDGSQITVIGRDVHSLQLQPRYGAIACCRDWRDLDALFAEADALPGDGPFLVQPLTENELLISLRPYRDAGARNVSRDNEMWTIGTYADFFEQLDRLSPRLPIEHADLNPEFTGCFSLRPTLRLRNRRAEALLIDAEKWACFAGPIELPNLADAWWDMSFVQFHDVFTGSHPTHVYHDVLATLDRIDDAAMQGLLMASQSLLAKNAADDVKPVISDAGTEMLLLFNGLPWQRRSPVELTGIKEPQHIIDFTDSRGEAVAFEMRGDALVVAPATPACGAAALRIRRAAPPTAAPAATAVESTVLENEYLSVHLTAGGGIEQIVWKPTGRVLVEAAGGLLVAQRDDGNFQIESPNGCEVPAIAGTLTLQRVADTALGRCAVLQGAFPKLAWAGPDALLQWSIELSLPFGSPSLRVDVRFDWKGEGTRVRLRLPTTIDSAAAIYEVPFGTVSRRPYGVRDTARGEWPAQRFVLLQDGSHGVALANNGAPGVEVLGGAIITSLVRAPKAVYAGMMPDDTSSGHGRHRFQFEVVPFEGDWETSAVLRVAQELNAPAHVVDSDANACQSDVPSQLSLEPSTVVLSTVKRPEDGVARAAIVRVYESVGRATDVVLRIPAATSAQRTDLREWPGDVIPIVEGAMRFHIRPFEIVTLRVRMFS